TGGAGGCAGTTCCCGGCAGGTTCCGCAAATAGCAGCCGCCTCTGCAAGGCCAGGCAGGAATTCTAGCTGCTCCCTGCAGAGGTAGAATGCTCCGCCCTGACTCGGGAGAGAGCAGCTACAGATCAAAGTAGTAAGCTTTCTGGTTGGTTAAGGGGCAGCAGTGACTGGTTGCAGAAAGTGGCTTGGCTGGAACGGTATCTTTTGAAACCAAAGAGAGTTGGGATATGGGAGAGTGCCTGACCACGCAACTTTGCACAACTAAGATAGACCAGACTCCTCAGgacaggggggaaggggaggtctgCCAGGGATGTTATGCCCCATGTATTTGAAATAGGTTATTAATGATAGAAACTTGCATGTGGTAGAGAgattatgtattttaaaacaactcATCAGGTTAGCAATGCAGGATTTAGCCAACCTTTCTCTTAGACCTATACAGAGTGTGTTTAGTGTGCAAGAAAaatttgaataaagactaggaggcTCATCTTCTTTCTCACTGAATGAAGTGGCGTGGTCTCCTAAGGCAAGTCAGCCTTTTCCAAGAATTGCATGTCTAATCTATTAGCTGTCTTGATTTGTAGTTTCTGTCAAGATATCCTTCTGTATTTCAGGTTACATGCACTGTAGGTTTTGTCTTAAACACTGCATTATATTTAATGTGATTCCTGGGGATACAATATCCTAAAGAGAATACATttggtaagaagaaaaggagtacttgtggcaccttagagactaaccaatttatttgagcatccgatgaagtgagctgtagctcacgaaagcttatgctcagataaattggttagtctctaaggtgccacaagtactccttttctttttgcgaatacagactaacacggctgttactctgaaacctgacatttggTAAGGACAAAACTACTTCACCTCTCTGGCtgttctactcctgggggaattctgtgctattttgttggactagatgacctcctgaggtccctttcaaccctgatattgtatgattctatggatTAATgagtcatgcatatttttaattttttgcacagaaaaaagcttctgccgaaaagttgctgcagttctgccttttgcccacctgAGGCCCCTGTGGCGATAGTATGTGgctgctgctcccagccagccagaaAAGAGAGCCTGCAGAGCCTTCTTTGCAGTACCTGTAGGGCCAGGTCGGGAGACAGTGTGGggctactgggggggggggagaaaggaatcAGAtgagggcagtgggggaggacagattggggcaggggctgaatgggagtgctGATGCAGAGCTACAGGGGAAAATGGGGGTGGCTGAGTGAGGACACAGACACGTGGGGATAGGAGAGGGAGGTGTAGAGCtacagggggaaggggtggctgaGTATGTAGGGACAGGGTGCAGGGCTGTagggggatgggaggagtggGTGTGCAGAGACCCATGGGAATGGGCAGATGTGCCtaactgaatgggagaggctaggtgtcagccagggtctgcatgggggaagctccctaacagtcccctctcccccccaaacctGTTTCATAGTTTtcccacccacagccaggcttcttcccagcaattacttccctctcccttagctcctccctTACCCCTGACTCTCcccagcctttgcactgcttctggggTGTGTGGGAAATATGGGtctatattgtagtttaaatgaattattactcagttctgtattaatatgcctagtaaagaatctatttgtcaagaaacattttctgaatctttgtttgtattgttagacatacctgctgacaggtattttgaaatgaccaaaaataattgaaactggtgtggtgttattgttttgacaaataaaatatgcagaattttgcagaatttgaaaatgttgtgtgcagaattaactttttttgcacagaatttcCACAGGAGTATTGTTCTGCTGTACTCCAAGGTCTGTAGTTAAGACAACTTGAAAATCTGCCTGCTAAGAAAATCCAGACACATCCCTACAGAGAGAGTGGGGTGAATGTTGACTGAACTGTGACACATTGAGCCATGACATGCTCTGAAAGCTCACACGTTTCTAGTTCTGTTACATCCATTCTAATACCTTTATTTCTACTGACCTTAAATCCGGGAAACACTAGTATTGAAATTGTTCCAAGTTGGTTGTTAAGACACCAGGATGATTCCTTTTTTCAGtcttaaactgtttttttttgttttgttttttttagaaaaaatctCTGTGCTTCCTGTGTCAGGTCTGGTTGTTCAAGGTGCTAAACGCAGTCAAATGCACCACCGCTCGCCTAATTCAGAATGTACCAATTTTTTGCTTGGCAGGATGGAGATGCAATTAAGAAGAAGCCACATCCCCCAGACCTAGGGAGCAgcaggaagtgccagcagttgCTAATGGAGCTGGAGGGAGTGTTCCGGCACTTGGAAGCAATGTTCAACCTGACATTGGTCCCTCGGGTCCTTATTCTACTTGGAGGAAATGCCATGAGCCCCAAGGAGCTCTATGAAATCAACTTGGAGGGCATCTCTGTGGGCAATGCTGAAGAGAGCCTGCAAACACCATCCTGTGTTCGTAAGCTTTTCCACTCACTCTTCCTTGCAGATGTCTTCAGTGAGCTACAGGCTGTCCCTGTCATGGGCACCATTGTCATGGTCCAGGGGCACCGTGACTGTGGCATTGACTGGTTCCGACCCAAGCTCAACTATAAAGTGCCAGCACGTGGGAGGAAGCTGACTGTCAACTTGTCCTGTGGTGGAAACAGCAGTACAAATCCATCCACTCAGCAGGGAGTGACCTCTGCCTGGGACAACTACATATGGTTCCAAGCACCAGTGACAGTTAAGGGCTTCCATGAATGACTCTTGCTCTATAGCATTTTAATGGGGCATTTTTAATAATCATCTGGTGCTACTTTAGTTGATACAAAAGAATGTTTTTATGATCTGTAACTACACCTCTCTGAATCCTATATCCAGGGAATCTGCTACCTGCATGCAGTTGGGGTGCATTCCACTGTCCATACAACAGAGCTTTAAATATCCTCATGCAAGGGTAAGCACTAGAGCAGTTTTGCCCCAGATATAGGTCTCTTGGGGGAATTGAGTCATGAAGAAGGAATTCCCTAGAGGGTTAGTGGGAGTAATTTTATGTTTTTGCAGCATGCTCGCTTACCCAGCCAATACTTGAAGCAACCTTCTCTGGGAGTATCATGGTGTTCACATAGCTGTTCTCCTCTACTTGCTGATAAAGTAGTGTGCAATGTTAATGGATGCACTGGGACTTGATTGATTGGTGCTTATGCTTAATATGGGGGTGACAAAGACTATCTAGCAGGTTTTGCTAAGCCACTCAGGATCTCATCTCCTTTACAGTCTGGTAATACCATGAAAACAGAGGGAGGGTTGGGGGTTGCATAGCTATAACAAGAATCACTTCAGGGATGTAATGTTGTGTGAGGGATGTTCTAAAGAGGGAGACCTCTAACCATGAGAGAGATCTGCCCAGCATTACCTTTCTTATACTTGTGGGAGAATGGATGTCTGAGCAATGCCACTTGCACCCATGGTGAGAGGGCTCTAAATGTCTTAAATTTTCCAACTATCAGTGAAAACATATAAATGATTCATGTTTCATTTCTATGAATGGCTGAGGCTCTTCACTAATCTCTTAAACTGCACAGTATCTGATGCCCTAGTTTAAACTAGAAATGTCTTCAGGCTTGTGGATTTCACTTTATAGCCCTTCCTGCCCCTAATTAGTAGAAGGCTCGGAGTTTATAAAGGTACAGGAGTTTTTTACTTGATTTATGCTGTTCTTCCCCTATATACAATCAGTTTGTCAAATCTATAAGTTGTTACCCATTTTAAGTTTTGTTACAGAACTAGCATACCTATCACTATCTCTCCCTAATCTGTGCTGAAAGGCGATGGAGTACTTCCATACCTAACCTATGGGTTTCGTAGATTCAAGTTCTGTAAGGTAACAGCACAAAATTGAGTCTAGTTACTGAGAAACTGGAAGTAGGGGCAGTAAAGTGCTCTGGATAGGGTAATACCTTGCATATGACCTCTGAGCAAGGAGCATAAGGAGGggtcatggaagatgggtgagattccagaggactggaaaaggataGTCAGGACTGGAATCAGATAGTCcacaatcagtttgcaaacacctataagataagtaacagcatggatttatcaagtacaaatagtgtcaaaccaacctaatagcttttttAACAAAGCAACAAGGCTTGTTGGGGGGGGGACGGTAGATgcggtatatcttgactttagtaaggcttttgatactgtcttgcatgagtGTCTCAAACTAGgcaaatacaacctagatggagctactataacgtgggtgcataactggttggaaaatcattcttaGAGTAAttaccagtggttcacagtcctgctgcaaggatcagttctgggtctggttctgttcactgtcttcatcaatgatttagatgatggcatagagagtacatttataaaattcatggatgataccaagctgggaggtgttgcaagtgctctggaggataggattaaaatggtctgaagtaaataggatgaaattcacaaaGAAcagtgttccttcctaagtggaataatcagttgcacgtGTACAAAAGGGGGAACAACTGCCTTGGCTGGAGTactacagaaagggatctgggggtcatggtggatcacAAAAATGAGTTAACAGTATAACACTTGCGGtctccccccccctcaaaaaaaaacaaaaaaacaaaaaaaaaacctgtatgctgatatgtattagcaggagtgttgtaagcaagacatgagaaataattcttctgctctattccacACTGTTTAGGCCTCAACTCGAGTAGCGTATCCAGTTCTGGCCACCACACTTCagaaaagatatggacaaattggagaaagtccacaaaaaagcaacaaaaatgattaaaggtctagaaaacatgacctatgagggaagattgggggggggggggaagggtttgtttagtctggagaagactgggaggggatgTAAGTTTTCAATTACAAAAAggatgttacaaggaggagagagaacaaTTGTGCTCCTTaacctgaggataggacaagaaggaatgggcttaaattgcagcaagggcagtttaggttggacattaggaaaaacttcctgtcagggtagttaagcactggaataaattgcccagggaggttgtggaatctccatcattggagacttaagagaaggttagacaaacacctgtcagggatggtctagataatacttagtcctgccttgagtgcaggggactggactagacttCAAGATCCCTTACAGGTCTACAATTCTATGATCTTGTTCAGCAGCAAAACTCTCCTGGTTCCTTGATGACTTGTGCAGAGACTTGAAAGGGTTACAGCTACCCTGGAATAAGAGGGGAGAGAAATAGAAACCTACCTGGCTTCATCTAGTACATTATGAAAGGGAACTCTATTGGATCCAAAGCACTTGAGCTAGTTTTAAAGCCGTTGGGTTGCGTGATCCTATTGCAATGCAACCAGCTAGGCTCTTGTTATCCAATTTTGGGGTGTGGCCTGGGGGTGTACAAATGCCTCTTCATTAAGTTCTCTTTACATAGATTAACTCTTAATGGTAAAGTCATTTAGGCCCAAATCCACTAACAGAGTGGTGCCTAAATCCAACATTTTAGTCACCACTGAGACATaagtgctggaactgggggtgctgttgcacccccctggcttgaagtgatttccatcctATAGAGGGTTTAGTTTGTATAGTGGGCTTGCGgagcaaattgttccagcacccctgcactgAGCTCCTCAATCTCTGCTCAGCTGCTACCTAACTCTGGAGGCATCTAAATGTCCATGAGTCTCCAGGGCAGCTAAGTTTCTACTTTTGGGTATGTGCACTTCTGCCTCATTCCTGGTGATTGGTACCTACCTCAGCTATGGACTTTGACTTAGTAGGTGTTCTTGGAGCAGGCCTGACTCCACAAAAAATGGCCGGGGGCTAGATAGGAGGCAGAGGTGGCCtccctttagcccagtggttaggtctACCACATCCTATCTGACACAGGTTCCCAACTGTGGGGTGCACTTCTTTAGGGGGACACAGAGGAATATTGGCTGGCTTGGGCCCTGCTACACCCTCCCCTCAgaggggaggcggggagggagtCTCACGCAGACCCGCTCCGAGCTCTGCTCCAGTCTAGCCATGGACCTGGCCTCAGCCCCTGGCCATAGCCCTGCTGTGACTCTACTCTTGGCCCcaggctacagctctgctcctgcccccagccctggcctctttaccccctcccccaggagctaTGGCCCCAACTCTGGAAAGGGGGGAATGACCCTgaaaaatttggggaccactgccatgTGAGAAGCCTGGGTTCAGtatccccctctgcctgatgtggaatAGGATTTGAACTGGGTCTCCCACTTCCCTcaagagtgctctaaccagtggtCTAGGACTCTAGGGGATGTTCTAGTGTAGGGCTCTCTGtcactcctgttgaagctgttcactaggtgtaaataattaaatatacagTGGGCCAATGAGTAAGAATGTGTGTGTATAGAGCACTCTTCTGAGAGGTGGGAGGCCCCTGTTCAAATCTGGTCTtcacatcaggcagaggagggaattgaagctgggtctcccatatcctggaTGAGTGCCCCAACTGTTGTAGAGAGACTCAGTGGTCAGTGCTGTAACATACAACAAATGCACTGATCTATAGTGAGGCACAATTCCTGAAAACAAAGTGGGAAAGCTGCCTTGCACAGGGCTATCCAGAGCTTGTGGTTGAATGGTGCATTCTAACATACTGTACTCTCTAGATTTTGTGGCACTGTTTGCCATATGATGCTCTGTAGCCATCCAGGAGGAGGGTCTTGGATACACATGCCTGGAAGAGGAAGACCTTCATACCTGTCACTTCCACCTCAGCTACTGAACCCAGGTCAAGTCACTCTAGAGATGAAGACAACTTGGATGGGCTTTTCTCTGGAACCTGCTGCCCTTGCTCAGAAATAGGTGGCTATTTTATCCTTAAAAAGCTAAAGTGCAGTGCAATGTTGTCACACATTAAACAGCAACCACCCATTCCCCAGATACAGCAGGAGTTTTCCCTCTAACATGCTCCTAGAATGAAATAGGACAAAATACTCCTAACTTTCAGTGAGAATTTaatggttatttttaaattaaaagctctAGAAATTGATTTTTAACCATCTGGCATTTTGTTTTAGGCTGGTATCTGTGGCTACCAAGCAAATAGATATTTGGCTTTATAAAGTGTAATTAGAAATACAGTTAATAATTACCTCAGGCTGGTGGTCTAGCAATGTGCTACCATTTATCTGTGCATACTGCCCCCCACTTGCTCATGACTCACAGATGCTCCACCTTTCTGACCAACTGCCTGATATCCTGTGCCAGGAGCTCTGGTTCCTCAAAGGCAGCAAAATGCCCCCCACGTGGCATGTAGGAGTAGACGACTATGTTCTTGAACAACTTCTGTGCCCAGGAGCGTGGGCTATGTGCAAGCTCTTGGGGGAAAGCAGCAATGCCAGTGGGTACATACACTCCAatccttaaaaacaaacaaaaacaaaaaaaaccatccTGTTAGGAGCTTTTTAAATCAGTACATATTATTTGTGGAGGGAGATGTTATTTAAAGCATTTGGTTTTCTTAATAAAATATTAGATAATCAAGCTCAATCAGATCTATTATAAAAGGTATTAGTTCAAGATTAATCAGCACAAATACAGAAAGATAGGGGTTAAATCATTACTACTCCATCGATGTGGGAAACAGTCCACAGTGCAATCTgttctgaaaatatatattcacTACTGAGTAGCATGTATACATTATATGTTACTCTGACAGAAAACTCTCCAAATTCATTTTTTATCAGGAGTACCCTAATACTTTTCCCATGCAGTCTGCACTGGTTGTTCAAGGTTACTGGAATTCTGTACACAGTTTGTTGCAACAATTCAACCAGTTTGCATATTAGTCTCAAACCTCAGCAGAACAGTTATCTTGTTCTTGGCTATCTCTACCTGTGCCAGGAAGAAGAGTTCATACATTGCAGTTTAATATATTTCAAGACAGAGCATACTGGGAAAAATGGCTCACTAATACTTCTTTGTATGGCTGATATATATTTAGAGTACCAACTATCATTTTACATTCAGATGGTTAAGCCAAGAGTGTTGCTGTGATAGCTTCTTCATATCTGTGAATTGGGCACTGAGTTGTATGTTCCATGGTCTGTTCTGGGTGACCACAGTTGCACACTGAAGAGTCTTTAATTTTCCAATTTGTGCAGCAAGTATCCTCATCCGCCATGGTTTGTGCAGATGTGGTTTAGGGTTGCTCATGAACTTCGCAGGAGATCAAAGCCAGGGATCTTCTGCATCAGGTCTTTCATGAGGTGTGTTTTTGTGACTTCTTGTGAACTCCATTCAGCCTTTCAAGCTTCTTCAGAGTTGAAGTTGCATTGGCGAAGGTTAAACATGTGGGTCCAAAAGGACTTACATGACTGCGAGCAGGGGTGAGGAATGTTTGTTAAGGTTCTGGTGGATGGGAAGACATTCGTTTTCCTTGATCCACTGGAATTCCCAAAGGGTAGTGGCGTCATGATGAATGGATGGGGGAGCAATATGCAACAGCACCAGCAGCCAAGGTGTTGGGCTCAACTTGCGGGTTCCAGTGATATACCGCACTGGATATCAACAAGTTAAGTGTGGCTACTTCTGGTCCATACCACTGCACAGTATTTGCTTCACTTTAACATACTAGAAATCCTTTTTAGAAATACATACTGTTGGCTAACAATTTTGTCCAACAGTCCCCCGTGTTGTACCCATCCACAAAGACAAATGGAATGATTGGCTTAGAATCTTGTTTGAACCCAAGCTAAGCTCTCCAGTAGGTTAAAGCTATTTAGATTCTCTGTAGCTGGAAATTTGAAGGGTAGTAGAAATGTAACTAACTATTATATGTCTGCCTTGTGGTCAATTTCAATTGGACTAGTGCCAAATTAAAATAAGttatgtgtttaaaaaacaaaacaaaacaaccctgtAGATCATAAATCCGATTGGCCCAGTGTGAGCAGACAGGCCTGGTGACCCTGGTTTGGTGAGTTCTGCCTTTCTATATGCATGCTGTCATATCTTTAAAGCAACTTGACATAAACCAAATGGAGCTGACTATTCAATGTCTTATCATTCAATGGTATAAATTGAACCTTACATTTGTTATACACTAAGGACAATACCATTAAGCTAATTATCTGTCACTGATTAGAGCAGGCAGTTTACCTTGTTCAGCATTCCTTAATGAACTGGTTTAGCTAGGTAACTCATAGCTACCACAGAATCTCTTTACCCATGTGATGCTCCTTACTCTCTGTAATTCCAACATTTTTCTTGTATTTGGTTAAAACCCTTGAACAGTTTCACACATTGTATATAGTATATCTTTCTTCAATGGCCAGACCATCAATACCAGGCACCATAAGTTTAATAACTGTTAGGATGCTGGTGCTTGAAATATTTAACATATCTTTTGATATTTTCCAAATCTGCTGGCTGTAGTTGGTGGTAGGGCCTGCAGCAGCATAGCAAATTGAGTCATGGCCGTAGGTACTGCTGCCTCCTGGGAGTGCCTCCCTTCTTCTGGCTTACTACGTAGGCTGGAGAAGTGATATGTGCCGTTCAGgctctgaaatgcttccattaAATAGCAGGGTTGTACTAGAAACAGACAGCTTCTAGAACAGCTTTGCATGCTGTAGACTAGACCAGTTTAACCTTACTACACTTAAATTTGTATAGCAGGAGCCCACAGCTTCCCATGCAATCGACCCATCTCCTCTCAGTAACTGATTGCATTTTAAAGCCCCTGTTGCTGTTGTATGTAGACTCCCCTATACAAATCTAAAGGAATCAATTCCATTCTAAAGGACAATTTTCTCGATTTCCCTATAGTGCATGAAACTAATGATAGCCAGtcttggggtgggaagggaggaatCACGGTCAGCAAAGTGCTCCTGCTTAGCCTTATCAGTGGCAGTCAGCTCTTTACGAATCCAAAGCTAATACTTGTTCACCATACCAAATTCCAGATCCAGATCCATGACTTGCTTAAATACATTAACACACTACTACCTCTCCTAGAGGACCACTCCCTTTGTAATATCTTTTCTAAATTCTCCTTCCATGTGTTCTTTACTTATATCTGTGGCTCCTAGTTGTAGTCTGTCTAAAAGTGATTACTTATTAATTCAGTGAAACTGTTGACCAAAAGGGAGAGGctcatgagtgcaggagacagaactctcACAGGAGCTAGCTTCAAACTAAACTCACTCCCAGAAGAGCTAAGAATGACTATGGGCCTCTGTTTTGAACACATCACATACAAAACTCATTGCTGTTACTTCATGTTCCTTCAAGAAATTCTACACGTCACCACTCACCTCTACATTCCAAAAATAATCAAGCTGTTTCTCCAACAGGTTGGGGAAAAAACACCCTTTTTGTTACAGTGATAGTACCACTATAAGAATCTGGATTGATTTGTTTTTGAAATATGTAGGAGGAGCTCAGCTACTATAATGATGGAGCCATAGAAGTACCTAGATTGTTTATTGCCTGCAATGGTGTCTAGCCTGCACCTCATCCCACCCCTTCTTTACCTGGCAGCGGGAGCGGTGTTGAGGTTCTTGGAGAGATTCTCCTTGTAGAAGCGCATTGAGGGCACAATGGACGAAGTTACCCAATAAATCATCACATTGGTCAAAAGGTCATCCAGAGAGAATTTCCTATTGAGGGATAAATCAGAGAAGCATCACTGTCACAGGGGCTAGTTTCTGCACATTATCAGGTACATGCCTTGAAGAGTGGGCAGCCTATCTGTTCTCCTCTCATCACTTGGCCCTAAACTAAGCTGTAGAGCACTGAGTGTTGGTGCAGTAGTGCTGCAGCCAATCCATTACACAAGGCAATTTGCACAGTTTAGAATTGTATGTTCCCTTGCCCTCTACTTAAATTTGATCTCAGTGGTGGATTGTCTCACCTCCCTACTGTTGTGAGCAGCCTTTCTTTAGTTGCATTTCTCCTTCACACCCATTCATTGACATGCCACTGTTCCATACCTCTCCAGACCTCCATTGTCCATGTCCCGGAATGATCTATCGGTCCAGGTAGAGAACTTCTCCAGAATGTATGCAGCAAGTCCCACGGGGGAGTCGTTTAGTCCACagcctaattcaggaaagcaacaGAACAGCTCTGAGGTTCACATGGCACTGCATTACCTCCACTAAGGATAAActggacttagaatcatagaatatcagggttggaagggacctcaggaggtcatctagtccagccccctgctcaaagcaggaccaatccccaattaaatcattccagctagggctttgtcaagcctgaccttaaaaacttctaaggaaggagattctaccacctccctaggtaacgcattccagtgtttcaccaccctcctagtgaaaaagtttttcctaatatccaacctaaacctcccccactgcaacttgagaccattactccttgtcctgtcctcttctaccactgagaatagtctagaaccatcctctctggaaccacctctcaggtagttgaaagcagctatcaaatcccccctcattcttctcttctgcagactaaataatcccagttccctcagcctctcctcataagtcatgtgttccagacccctaatcatttttgttgcccttccagGAAGTCTCCTATAGGGATCAAGCAGAGACTTCGGATACTACCCACCTTTGTGCAATTCCGTTTGGGACATTTAGTACTGGCAGAGCCCAGATTGTCATTCTCAGACCCGCCCCCCCCAGTTTTTTAATGCAGAGAGAAGCCGAGAACTAGGACAGTCATGGTGGTGGCAGTAATGGCACGATGGGAAAGTGTCCAAAGGAACTACACTTTAAAGGAGGCAGGAAGTGGGGATTGCATTCCCAAACAATGGGTGTGACTGGAAGAGGTCAGGAGGTTCTAGAGTGCCCTTAGTCAGTGTTTATGAAGGTGGAAGGGTGAGAATGCTGTGCCCCCACTATCCTTTTCTTACCCATGCTTTGTGAACCAAAATATAATAAATGCAGAATTTATATAGCATATTATCTGTTCACCTGGTGGGGTAGGGAAGTATTTTACAGTTAAGGAAACAGTCAGAGGGAGATGCAGTGACTTGCCAAAAACCATGTGTAATAAATCCTTGTTAGAACTTGACTAGAACTCTGGAGTTTCTGGTTCCTAGTCCTTTGCTCAGTCCACATTGGTCCTCAAACATTCTAGGCCTTTGTCCAGATGTGACAGGTATCTCATGGACCACATGTGTCTATTATACAAACTCCCCAGCCATGTGGAGACTGTACTCTACCTGCTGTGTCGGGCTTGGTGGCCTGGATGTGCAAATACCCGGTCTCCCGCAGAAGTTCATACACGTTCTTCTCCAAGTACGGGTATAAGCGGCGGGAGTCTTCCCTGGTGAAGCCCACCAGCCATGGCACGTAGGCCCCCAGCAGTAAAGACACCAGCCTCCCCAAACCTCTTGAGGTGGTGATGACAAAATTCAGATGAAGCCCTTTCACAGA
The genomic region above belongs to Caretta caretta isolate rCarCar2 chromosome 3, rCarCar1.hap1, whole genome shotgun sequence and contains:
- the MAD2L1BP gene encoding MAD2L1-binding protein isoform X1, with amino-acid sequence MAGPGRQERAADLLPTEPVEAPMVTPELAAGRGGSSAAAFHCPQGPAGRAPGCRSVSVAFPGPVTQQGCCHFACELLKHVLYQRHQLPLPYEQLAYFCRRALPRQPQDGDAIKKKPHPPDLGSSRKCQQLLMELEGVFRHLEAMFNLTLVPRVLILLGGNAMSPKELYEINLEGISVGNAEESLQTPSCVRKLFHSLFLADVFSELQAVPVMGTIVMVQGHRDCGIDWFRPKLNYKVPARGRKLTVNLSCGGNSSTNPSTQQGVTSAWDNYIWFQAPVTVKGFHE
- the MAD2L1BP gene encoding MAD2L1-binding protein isoform X2, which codes for MVTPELAAGRGGSSAAAFHCPQGPAGRAPGCRSVSVAFPGPVTQQGCCHFACELLKHVLYQRHQLPLPYEQLAYFCRRALPRQPQDGDAIKKKPHPPDLGSSRKCQQLLMELEGVFRHLEAMFNLTLVPRVLILLGGNAMSPKELYEINLEGISVGNAEESLQTPSCVRKLFHSLFLADVFSELQAVPVMGTIVMVQGHRDCGIDWFRPKLNYKVPARGRKLTVNLSCGGNSSTNPSTQQGVTSAWDNYIWFQAPVTVKGFHE